CCTGGGGTCTCGGCTGGCCCCCCTGCTGGAACCCATCCCGCCGCCTCCCTCCCGCCCGCTCCCCGCAGACCCCAGGCTGACCAAGGCCTCGCAGCCTCGGGCTGAGGCAGCTGGAGGGGGCTCAGCTGTGTCCTCCCTGATCGAGAGGTTTGAGAGGTGAGAGGGCACTGGGGCTGGAGACCCAGGGGCCAAGGGTGGGGCTCCTGGGACTGGAAGTGCTGGGCGTGGGGGGGGGCGTGGACTCAGGGTGTGACGTGAGAGCAGAAGCAGGAGGGCTCTGACTGCTCTTGGCCGCGGGTCTTCCCCCCTCCAGAGAGCCCGCCATCCTGGCACCTGAGGCAGGGGGGTTTGTGCCCTCCGAGCTGACGACGGGGCCAGACTCCAGAGAGGGCTCCCCGTGCCCCCTCCTGTCCGCTCCGGGGGAGAAGGTGCCCAACCGAGACAGTGGCATCGGAAGCATCAGCTCGCCCTCCGCCGGCGAGGAGACCTGCTTTGCCAACGCCACCGGGGGCGGCAATGGTGGTGGTGAGGGGGGTGCCGAGGCCACGCCGGGACCCCCCGGGGGCCCGCTCCCTGCGGCTCCTCTGCAGCCCCCACAGAGCCCCCCGGAGGCAGATAGTGACctggatgaggaagaagaggaagatgaagaggaggggagagaggggctGCCCAGGCCTAGAATGGAGAGGCAGGACTCCTCAGAGGTAGGCCGGGGAGCCCATAGGAAAACGCAGGCCAGGACCACGGGGCCCCTGGTCTGCGGCTGCCCAGCTGGGGGCTGGGAGATTCTGGGCGGGGTTGCCCTCATGTCCCCCACCGGGTCCTCTCCACAGCTCACGGTTCAGCAGAAGGTGTTTCACATTGCCAACGAACTCCTGCAGACGGAAAAGGCTTATGTGTCACGCCTGCACCTCCTGGACCAGGTAGCGCCCCTCTGGCACCGCCCCCTGGGGGCCACCCTCTGCTCCTGGGGCCCCCAGGCCTCCACCTCTCAGCAGAGGGTGCTCCTTAGGGAAATCTTGCCACCACTGGCAGTCCTGCTTCAAACCCAAGGCCACGAAGTGAACCCCAAGGGAGCACATCCTGATTCCAACCCTGGCCCTTCCAACTGAAGCTAGCCCCCCACTCCCGAGGGTAAACGCCAAGCTTCCTTGGGATCACACCTGTAGGCCCAAACCGCTATCACTCCACCAGAAGCCAAAGGCCAAGATCAACCCAAACTCCGGAGCCCTTTCCCCCTTGCCTCCTTTGAGTTTCTAACGCCAACTCCAGCATCCTGCCGCCATCCCCATAACCTCCCCGCCTGAGCCGCCAGGTCAGAGGGCGCTCCCCGACCCCGGGTACAGCTCCGCCTCCACCCCGCCAGGTATTCTGTGCCCGGCTGTTAGAGGAGGCCCGGACCCGAAGTTCCTTCCCAGCCGACGTGGTCCACGGCATCTTCTCCAACATCTGCTCCATCTACTGTTTCCACCAGCAGTTTCTGCTGCCGGAGCTCGAGAAGCGCATGGAGGAGTGGTGAGGGCGGCCGCGTCAGGCACTAGGTTTCCAAAGGCTGCTCTGCACAGTCTCAGGGTGCATGGCTCCTCCCCAGCTTTGTCCCAAAGTcactccttgggcctcagttcctTCCTGTAGAGTGTTTGGGGGCGGGGCTTGGTGGGCTTCTAGTTtccagaatcaagagaacaaggCGGGCCAGTTTGCTGATTAAAGCTAAGGTCAGTCCtcaaagggggaggagaaggggtgTCTCCAACCCTCTTCTTTCCTGCCGCCCCCACAAAGGGACCGATACCCTCGGATCGGGGACATTCTGCAGAAGCTGGCGCCGTTCCTGAAGATGTATGGTGAGTACGTCAAGAACTTCGACAGGGCCGTGGAGCTGGTGAACACGTGGACCGAACGCTCGGCCCCTTTCAAGGTCATCATCCATGAGGTGCAGGTGAGCAGGGGTCCCCCTCCAAGGTTCTCAGTTCGGAGCTGCCACACCATGGGGTTCTGACTGACCCCAGCCTGGCCCCCTCTCCCCAGAAAGAGGAGGCCTGTGGGAACCTCACCCTGCAGCACCACATGCTGGAACCCGTGCAGCGCATCCCCCGCTACGAGCTGTTGTTGAAAGACTACCTGCTCAAGCTTCCTCACGGCTCCCCGGACAGCAAGGATGCAGAGAGTAAGTGTCCCGGGGGAGGGGGCGCCGCGCGTCAGGGCATTTCTCCTCCAGAGAGATCACTGGGTGCCGAGTGGCTACATAGATGGGTTTCCAGAAGGAGTGGGATGGGTGGAAGAAACTCAAGGGCCAGTTCCTACTCCCAATTTCTTGGTGAAAGCATCTCTTGCCCCAGAGTGGTTCGCCCCCCATCTGAAGCTCCTGTATTATGCCTCCCAGAATCCTTGGAATTGATCGCTACCGCAGCTGAGCACTCCAACGCTGCCATACGCAAGATGGTGAGGCTCCGTGGGCCCCCTGGCCTGAgctgggaagggggtgggggcgCGTCTGGGGCCGAAGCCTCACCCCGGCGGGCCTGGCCCCTGCATCTCCCCAGGAGAGAATGCACAAACTCCTGAAGGTCTACGAATTGCTGGGAGGGGAGGAGGACATCGTCAGTCCTGCGAATGAGCTCATCAAGGAGGGCCACATCCTCAAGCTGTCTGCCAAGAATGGAACCACTCAAGATCGGTACCTCATCCTGGTAAGGGTGGCAGGGCCCAGCAGGGGGTTGGGGGCCCAAAGAAGTTCCACTCCTTCATCGCGTTCTTCCCCTACATGCTTCCTCTCTTCACCTCCCAGTTCAACGACCGCCTACTGTACTGTGTCCCCAAGCTTCGACTCCTGGGCCAGAAGTTCAGTGTGCGAGCCTGCATTGATGTGGACGGCCTTGAGGTGGGTCCAGTGGGCCTCGGGGTTGGGTTCGGCGTCAGGGGGACCACGCGGATGGATGGTGAGATGGACGATTGATGGAGCTGAGGGAGGGTCACCGTGACGTTCTCCGTGTCTTCCACCAGCTGAAGGAAAGTTCCAACCTGAACCTGCCCCGAACCTTCCTGGTGTCTGGGAAACAGCGTTCTTTGGAGCTGCAGGCAAGGTACTTCCTCACCCTGGGATGGGCAAGTCCACAACGGCTTTTCTCGGCTCCCGATGGGAGAAGGAGCTGGCAAAGGCTCGGCCGCTCCCAGCCGGCCCTTCTCCACAAAGCAAATGGTTCCGTTCCCCAAAGCTCTGCGTGGTGCCTCTCGTTTTGTGAGGCAGCTTGGGGGGCAGGATGGACAGGTCCCCAGCTCTCCCTCTCCAAGGAGAAGCTCCAGCTGCCACGCCCAAGGCAGGCCATACTCTTTTTCCCTGGtccatctcccctctcccc
This is a stretch of genomic DNA from Sminthopsis crassicaudata isolate SCR6 chromosome X, ASM4859323v1, whole genome shotgun sequence. It encodes these proteins:
- the FGD1 gene encoding FYVE, RhoGEF and PH domain-containing protein 1, with amino-acid sequence MQGSGGAAPPGSPGPPRPPRPGRFSCHIEGAQPRPGLLPGPRLLVKSLSLDPTPQGRPGDTPGLKPSPSKRAPGPKPQVPPKPAHLLGSRLAPLLEPIPPPPSRPLPADPRLTKASQPRAEAAGGGSAVSSLIERFEREPAILAPEAGGFVPSELTTGPDSREGSPCPLLSAPGEKVPNRDSGIGSISSPSAGEETCFANATGGGNGGGEGGAEATPGPPGGPLPAAPLQPPQSPPEADSDLDEEEEEDEEEGREGLPRPRMERQDSSELTVQQKVFHIANELLQTEKAYVSRLHLLDQVFCARLLEEARTRSSFPADVVHGIFSNICSIYCFHQQFLLPELEKRMEEWDRYPRIGDILQKLAPFLKMYGEYVKNFDRAVELVNTWTERSAPFKVIIHEVQKEEACGNLTLQHHMLEPVQRIPRYELLLKDYLLKLPHGSPDSKDAEKSLELIATAAEHSNAAIRKMERMHKLLKVYELLGGEEDIVSPANELIKEGHILKLSAKNGTTQDRYLILFNDRLLYCVPKLRLLGQKFSVRACIDVDGLELKESSNLNLPRTFLVSGKQRSLELQARTEEEKKDWIQAIHATLIKHERTLETFRLFNSAHREEDETPPSSPNVDLGKRAPTPIREKEVTMCMCCQEPFNPITKRRHHCKACGHVVCGKCSEFRARLVYDNNRSNRVCLDCYTALRGAQGPSPMPGQNTPQRRRSILEKQASVAAENSLVCSFMHYMEKGAKGWHKAWFVVPESEPLVLYIYGAPQDVKAQRSLPLIGFEVGAPEANEHKERRHVFKITQSHLAWYFSPETEELQRRWMDVLARAGRGDELQVGPSILESHEEEEAAAAAAATSAIAAGPELEAPPSTSKQGPQG